In Asanoa sp. WMMD1127, one genomic interval encodes:
- a CDS encoding sulfite exporter TauE/SafE family protein, which yields MDLSQAVLLLAAGLAAGLMNAIAGGGSLITFPALLGIGLPSVPANVSNSVAVCPGYFASVYGSRHDLRGQLRRTVLLLPTAVAGAIAGCVLLLITPETAFDKVVPFLVLGATAVLAFQDQLRRVVGHPARISHARQQAMLHSMVALGAVYGGYFGAALGVMFVAGLALVLDETLARVTAVKNLLSATVGLTTVVVFALFGPVNWATVAVLAPATIVGGYLGARLARRLPGRLLKTIIVIFGTGIGIYLLVHAFT from the coding sequence ATGGATCTCTCCCAGGCCGTTCTGCTGCTCGCCGCCGGGTTGGCGGCCGGCCTGATGAACGCGATCGCCGGTGGGGGTTCGCTGATCACCTTCCCGGCGCTGCTCGGGATCGGGCTGCCGTCGGTGCCCGCCAACGTCAGCAACAGCGTCGCGGTGTGTCCGGGCTACTTCGCAAGCGTGTACGGGTCGCGGCACGACCTTCGCGGCCAGCTCCGGCGGACCGTGCTGTTGCTGCCGACCGCGGTCGCGGGAGCCATCGCGGGCTGCGTGCTGCTGCTGATCACGCCCGAGACCGCGTTCGACAAGGTGGTGCCGTTCCTGGTGCTCGGCGCGACCGCGGTGCTGGCGTTCCAGGACCAGCTGCGGCGCGTCGTCGGCCATCCGGCCCGGATCAGCCACGCGCGCCAGCAGGCGATGCTCCACTCGATGGTCGCGCTGGGCGCGGTCTACGGTGGATACTTCGGGGCGGCGCTGGGGGTCATGTTCGTGGCGGGGTTGGCGCTGGTCCTCGACGAGACGCTGGCGCGGGTCACCGCCGTCAAGAACCTGCTGTCCGCGACCGTCGGGCTGACCACCGTCGTGGTGTTCGCCCTGTTCGGCCCGGTCAACTGGGCCACGGTCGCGGTCCTGGCGCCGGCCACGATCGTCGGCGGCTACCTCGGCGCCCGCCTGGCCCGCCGCCTACCGGGCCGCCTCCTGAAGACGATCATCGTCATCTTCGGCACGGGCATCGGCATCTACCTACTGGTCCACGCCTTCACCTGA
- a CDS encoding DUF3311 domain-containing protein, which produces MSDPEVRAEGAPAVARAKDKSPWNWLLFVPILVPLITPLFNHDSPRLWGFPTFYWLQLLFIVLGVTTTTVVYQMTKKRG; this is translated from the coding sequence ATGAGTGATCCGGAAGTGCGCGCCGAGGGCGCGCCCGCGGTGGCTCGCGCGAAAGACAAGAGCCCGTGGAACTGGTTGCTGTTCGTGCCGATCCTGGTCCCGCTGATCACGCCGCTGTTCAACCATGACTCGCCGCGGCTGTGGGGCTTCCCGACGTTCTACTGGCTGCAGCTGCTGTTCATCGTCCTCGGCGTCACGACGACCACGGTCGTCTACCAGATGACGAAGAAGCGGGGCTGA
- a CDS encoding sodium:solute symporter, with product MGDHVTEIVIFTLLFLLVSGMGFVAARWRAPNDMAHLDEWGLGGRSFGGWITWFLVGGDLYTAYTFVAVPALLFGAGAAGFFAVPYTIIIYPLVFLVLVRLWSVSHRHGFVTPADFVRSRFQSPTLALLIAITGIVATMPYIALQLVGIEAVLKTMGVTGDSTIARHLPIIIAFAILAAYTYQSGLRAPALIAFVKDTLIYIVILVAIIYLPYKLGGWGKIFDAADAKFDASPNPNDGILLTAANQWQYITLALGSALALFLYPHSLTGVLASRNRDVIKRNMSALPAYSLLLGLIALLGFMAIAAGVKPLPGAKEGSVDSNTVVPLLFDQQFPSWFAGVAFAAVGIGALVPAAIMSIAAANLFTRNIYKEYLKRDATPAQEANVSKITSLVVKVGAVACIVFLDPQFSIDLQLIGGVIILQTLPAVALGIYTRWFHRGGLIAGWVAGMGLGTWMLYQIPNAATGRAHFGGSAFPLEKFGFIDSKTTVYVGLVAVAVNLAVAALVTLALRAGNVPDGGDDTQPDDYFADEGDPRISVPAQPAGGTDADLDSSPSPKTA from the coding sequence ATGGGCGACCACGTTACCGAGATCGTCATCTTCACGTTGCTGTTCCTGCTGGTCAGCGGCATGGGCTTCGTGGCCGCGCGGTGGCGCGCGCCCAACGACATGGCGCACCTCGACGAGTGGGGCCTGGGCGGGCGCAGCTTCGGCGGCTGGATCACCTGGTTCCTGGTGGGCGGTGACCTCTACACCGCGTACACCTTCGTCGCCGTGCCGGCCCTGCTCTTCGGCGCGGGCGCGGCCGGGTTCTTCGCCGTCCCGTACACGATCATCATCTATCCCCTGGTCTTCCTCGTCCTGGTGCGGCTCTGGTCGGTCTCGCACCGGCACGGCTTCGTGACGCCGGCCGACTTCGTGCGGTCGCGGTTCCAGTCGCCGACGCTGGCGCTGCTGATCGCGATCACCGGCATCGTCGCCACGATGCCCTACATCGCGCTGCAGCTGGTCGGCATCGAGGCCGTGCTCAAGACGATGGGCGTGACCGGTGACAGCACGATCGCCCGGCACCTGCCGATCATCATCGCGTTCGCGATCCTGGCGGCCTACACCTACCAGTCCGGGCTGCGGGCGCCGGCGCTGATCGCGTTCGTCAAGGACACGCTGATCTACATCGTGATCCTGGTGGCGATCATCTACCTGCCGTACAAGCTGGGTGGTTGGGGCAAGATCTTCGACGCGGCGGACGCGAAGTTCGACGCGTCACCCAATCCCAACGACGGCATCCTGCTGACCGCCGCCAACCAGTGGCAATACATCACGCTGGCCCTCGGCTCGGCGCTCGCGCTGTTCCTCTACCCGCACAGCCTCACCGGCGTGCTGGCGAGCCGCAACCGCGACGTGATCAAGCGCAACATGTCGGCGCTGCCGGCCTACAGCCTGCTGCTCGGCCTGATCGCGCTGCTCGGCTTCATGGCGATCGCGGCCGGCGTCAAGCCGCTGCCGGGTGCCAAGGAGGGCTCGGTCGACAGCAACACGGTCGTGCCGCTGCTGTTCGACCAGCAGTTCCCGTCGTGGTTCGCGGGCGTCGCGTTCGCCGCCGTCGGCATCGGCGCCCTGGTGCCGGCGGCCATCATGTCGATCGCCGCGGCCAACCTGTTCACCCGCAACATCTACAAGGAATATTTGAAGCGCGACGCCACGCCCGCCCAGGAGGCCAACGTCTCCAAGATCACCTCACTGGTGGTCAAGGTCGGCGCGGTCGCCTGCATCGTGTTCCTCGACCCGCAGTTCTCGATCGACCTCCAGCTCATCGGCGGCGTGATCATCCTGCAGACACTGCCGGCGGTGGCGCTCGGCATCTACACCCGGTGGTTCCACCGCGGCGGCCTGATCGCGGGCTGGGTGGCCGGCATGGGCCTGGGCACGTGGATGCTCTACCAGATCCCCAACGCCGCGACGGGCCGCGCCCACTTCGGCGGCTCGGCGTTCCCGCTGGAGAAGTTCGGCTTCATCGACTCCAAGACCACGGTGTACGTGGGTCTGGTCGCCGTGGCCGTCAACCTCGCCGTGGCTGCGCTGGTCACGCTGGCGCTGCGGGCCGGCAACGTCCCGGACGGCGGCGACGACACGCAGCCGGACGACTACTTCGCCGACGAGGGCGACCCGCGGATCTCCGTGCCGGCCCAGCCGGCCGGCGGCACCGACGCCGACCTCGACTCGTCCCCGTCACCGAAGACCGCTTGA
- a CDS encoding helix-turn-helix transcriptional regulator has protein sequence MPPGEEHRVEVHIDKLLAERGMTLTELADRVGLTLANLSILKNGRARAVRFSTLSALCTALDCQPGDLFTVRER, from the coding sequence ATGCCGCCGGGGGAGGAGCACCGGGTCGAGGTGCACATCGACAAGCTCCTGGCGGAGCGCGGCATGACCCTGACGGAGCTCGCCGACCGCGTCGGCCTCACACTGGCCAACCTGTCGATCCTGAAGAACGGCCGCGCCCGGGCCGTGCGTTTCTCGACCTTGAGCGCGTTGTGCACGGCCCTGGACTGCCAGCCGGGCGACCTCTTCACGGTGCGGGAGCGCTGA
- a CDS encoding DUF2975 domain-containing protein encodes MKWTRDWLRDLQLLIGASMVVFAGIIVFRLVSVFAGGAVCAGIVGAPVDVAVTGLRPGAQAADTAAVCVESPSVSQVMLMLLHDGPALVAAGIAAALLYRIVRDARRHDPFTATTVRRLRQLAWFLLVAGVVVTSAANTSSGLLLHTMVERGTAPNQAMWTWLFVAVGVGAVAEIVNRGVALRAELDTVI; translated from the coding sequence ATGAAGTGGACGCGCGACTGGCTTCGCGATCTTCAGCTCCTGATCGGCGCGAGCATGGTCGTCTTCGCCGGGATCATCGTGTTCCGCCTGGTGTCGGTGTTCGCCGGCGGCGCGGTCTGCGCCGGCATCGTCGGCGCGCCGGTCGACGTGGCGGTCACCGGGCTGCGCCCGGGCGCCCAGGCGGCTGACACCGCCGCGGTGTGCGTGGAGTCGCCGTCCGTCAGCCAGGTCATGCTGATGCTGCTCCACGACGGCCCGGCCCTGGTCGCCGCCGGCATCGCGGCCGCCCTGCTCTATCGGATCGTCCGCGACGCCCGCCGGCACGACCCCTTCACCGCGACCACGGTCCGGCGGCTGCGCCAGCTGGCCTGGTTCCTGCTCGTCGCCGGCGTCGTCGTCACGTCGGCCGCCAACACCTCGTCGGGCCTGCTGCTGCACACGATGGTCGAGCGCGGCACCGCCCCCAACCAGGCGATGTGGACCTGGCTGTTCGTGGCCGTCGGCGTGGGGGCGGTCGCCGAGATCGTCAACCGCGGCGTCGCCCTGCGGGCCGAGCTCGACACGGTCATCTGA